Proteins found in one Anopheles aquasalis chromosome 3, idAnoAquaMG_Q_19, whole genome shotgun sequence genomic segment:
- the LOC126576126 gene encoding vacuolar protein sorting-associated protein 4-like: MASSLQKAIDIVTKATAEDTNRNYQEALQLYEHGVEYFLHVIKYESLSDKVKDSIRTKCCQYLDRAEQLKAHLSKDTTSSKVPNGEGDRINSKSDSSDNQEQKQLRHQLESTTVIEKPNIKWSDVAGLEGAKAALKEAVILPIKFPHLFTGKRLPWKGILLFGPPGTGKSYLAKAVATEANSSTFFSVSSSDLLSKWVGESEKLVKSLFELARTHKPSIIFIDEVDSLCSARSDNESESARRIKTELLVQMQGVGNDNEGILVLGATNTPWTLDSAIRRRFEKRIYIPLPEVNARHVMFKIHLGSTAHTLTEEDLRLLASKTEGFSGSDIAIVVRDALMQPVRKVQTATHFRTISGPSPVDKMTICDDLLVPCSPGAPGAIEMTWSDVPSDKLYEPPVTMCDMVKSLASTKPTVNEEDMGKLEQFMQDFGQEG; this comes from the coding sequence ATGGCGTCGTCCCTACAGAAGGCGATCGACATCGTAACAAAAGCGACGGCAGAAGATACGAATAGAAACTACCAAGAAGCTCTCCAACTATACGAGCACGGCGTCGAGTACTTCCTCCACGTAATCAAATATGAATCCCTCAGCGACAAGGTAAAGGATTCGATTCGTACCAAGTGCTGCCAGTATCTCGATCGCGCGGAACAATTAAAAGCCCACCTGAGCAAGGACACAACCTCTTCCAAGGTACCGAATGGCGAAGGCGACCGGATCAACTCGAAGTCAGACTCATCGGACAaccaggagcagaagcaactGCGGCACCAACTGGAGAGCACGACCGTGATCGAGAAACCGAACATCAAATGGTCCGATGTGGCTGGTCTCGAAGGAGCCAAGGCGGCCCTTAAAGAGGCCGTGATACTACCGATTAAATTCCCGCACCTTTTCACGGGTAAGCGATTGCCCTGGAAGGGCATACTACTATTTGGTCCTCCAGGAACGGGAAAATCCTATCTGGCCAAAGCGGTAGCGACCGAAGCGAACAGCTCGACATTTTTCTCCGTCTCTAGCTCCGATTTGCTTTCGAAATGGGTCGGTGAGTCGGAAAAGTTGGTAAAGAGTCTGTTCGAGCTAGCCAGAACTCACAAACCGAGTATCATCTTCATCGACGAAGTGGATTCACTGTGTTCCGCTCGCTCCGACAACGAGAGTGAAAGTGCGCGACGTATCAAAACGGAGCTGTTGGTACAGATGCAGGGTGTTGGCAATGACAACGAGGGCATTCTGGTGCTCGgtgccaccaacacaccgtgGACGCTGGATTCGGCCATTCGAAGACGGTTCGAGAAGCGTATCTACATCCCGCTGCCGGAGGTGAATGCACGTCACGTAATGTTCAAGATCCATCTCGGTAGCACGGCTCACACGCTGACGGAGGAAGATCTACGCTTGCTGGCGAGTAAAACCGAAGGTTTCTCCGGGTCGGACATTGCGATCGTGGTGCGAGACGCACTGATGCAGCCGGTACGGAAGGTACAGACCGCTACACACTTCAGAACGATCAGCGGACCATCGCCGGTCGATAAGATGACGATCTGTGACGATTTGCTGGTGCCCTGTAGTCCGGGGGCGCCCGGAGCGATCGAGATGACGTGGAGTGATGTGCCGAGTGATAAGCTGTACGAGCCACCGGTTACGATGTGTGATATGGTGAAGTCTTTGGCCAGCACGAAACCTACGGTTAATGAGGAGGATATGGGGAAGCTGGAACAATTCATGCAGGACTTTGGCCAGGAGGGGTAG